The following coding sequences are from one Eucalyptus grandis isolate ANBG69807.140 chromosome 11, ASM1654582v1, whole genome shotgun sequence window:
- the LOC104426566 gene encoding uncharacterized protein At1g03900, translated as MSFEAEDDEEALEHTLLVVREVAVYKIPPRPTSGGYKCGEWLQSDKIWSGRLRVVSCKDRCEIRLEDPGSGELFAACFVLPGQRESAVETVLDSSRYFVLRIEDGRGKHAFIGLGFAERNEAFDFNVALSDHDKYVKRRESDKEEGSSEGAGDGDGHIDIHPAVNHRLKEGETIRINVKHKPSGGTGMLSSAGLSGGPSGSGKPKVLSLAPPPSAAGKIRSPLPPPPNDPAAVRMTSASHGLSGKTKENTRRGTDALSDLSQLEKNLPSTASSGSTKTATASGWAAF; from the exons ATGTCCTTCGAGGCCGAGGACGACGAGGAGGCGCTGGAGCACACGCTCCTCGTCGTCCGGGAGGTCGCCGTGTACAAGATCCCGCCGCGCCCCACCTCCGGCGGGTACAAGTGCGGCGAGTGGCTCCAGTCCGACAAGATCTGGTCCGGCCGCCTCCGCGTCGTCTCCTGCAAGGACCGCTGCGAGATCCGCCTCGAGGACCCCGGGTCCGGCGAGCTCTTCGCCGCCTGCTTCGTCCTCCCGGGGCAGCGGGAGAGCGCCGTCGAGACCGTCCTCGACTCCTCCCGCTACTTCGTGCTCCGGATCGAGGACGGCCGCGGGAAGCACGCCTTCATCGGCCTCGGGTTCGCCGAGCGGAACGAGGCCTTCGATTTCAACGTCGCGCTGTCCGATCACGATAAGTACGTGAAGCGGCGGGAGAGCGACAAGGAGGAGGGCTCGAGCGAGGGGgcgggcgatggcgatggcCACATTGACATTCACCCTGCTGTTAATCACCGGTTGAAG GAAGGTGAAACTATTAGGATAAATGTGAAGCACAAGCCTTCTGGTGGAACTGGTATGCTTTCATCCGCTGGACTGTCAGGAGGGCCTTCTGGGAGTGGAAAACCAAAAGTTCTAAGCCTTGCCCCACCACCCAGTGCAGCTGGAAAAATACGGTCTCCTCTCCCTCCACCTCCAAATGATCCTGCTGCTGTCAGGATGACCTCTGCATCTCATGGTCTCAGCGGCAAGACCAAGGAAAATACTAGACGAGGCACTGATGCTTTGTCAGATCTATCTCAACTAGAG AAAAACCTCCCTTCCACAGCCAGTTCAGGTTCGACCAAGACTGCTACAGCATCGGGATGGGCCGCATTCTGA
- the LOC104426567 gene encoding dolichyl-diphosphooligosaccharide--protein glycosyltransferase subunit 2 yields MANNRMTGLLMLALAALSICSAASIFRPVSDSHRSAALELFSPADGSFASLEEAYEALRTFEILGVEKKGDVSAATCPSVTSVLGSSSAPKELFYALKVNSILKCNVDDASFEVVASRLKAVVSDASSLLDFYYSIGGLLLIKDQTSGVEVLLGDAEGTFQSIKALSQSDGRWRYSSSNPESSTYAAGLALEALAGVISLASPEINPSMIRTVKNDIVKLFDSIEKYDDGTFYFDEKVVDAREHRGPLSVTSSVIQGLTAFASVTSESITLPEDRILGLAKFFLGIGIPGDAKDLFNQISSLACLENNRVSIPLILSLPSTVLSLTKKDLLKVKVNTVLGSNSPPLKVKLLRAFSSVSKDAPVIESQELKYDPGSTFHSLVFPETIDVGSYIFVFELALQDSEDVNTYATGGQTQIPIYITGVMKIENAAVAVLDSDLGTVDTQKSLNLDQENDVSLSANHLQKLRLSFRLSTPRGHIYKPHQAFLKLKHETKVEHIFVLKISGKQFELVLDFLGLVEKFFYLSGRYDLQLTVGDAVMENSFLLPIGHVELDLPEAPEKAPRPPLQPADLSSRYGPKAEIAHVFRIPDKRPPKELSLSFLGLSLLPLLGFFVGLCRLGVNLKNFPSSVLPATFAMLFHGGIAAVLLLYVLFWLKLDLFTTLKALGFLGAFLIFVGHRTLSHLASTSAKLKSA; encoded by the exons ATGGCGAACAACCGGATGACTGGGCTTCTGATGCTCGCGCTCGCGGCTCTGTCGATCTGCAGCGCCGCGTCGATCTTCCGTCCAGTCTCGGATTCCCACCGATCCGCCGCTCTCGAGCTGTTTTCGCCCGCCGACGGCTCCTTCGCGAG CTTAGAAGAGGCGTACGAGGCATTACGGACATTCGAGATTCTCGGAGTTGAGAAGAAGGGTGATGTGAGCGCCGCCACTTGTCCTTCCGTCACATCGGTTCTTGGTTCGTCTTCAGCTCCGAAAGAGTTGTTTTACGCCCTGAAAGTTAACAGCATCTTGAAATGCAATGTGGACGACGCCTCCTTTGAG GTCGTTGCATCAAGGCTTAAAGCTGTTGTGAGTGATGCAAGTTCGTTACTTGACTTCTACTACTCAATTGGTGGACTTCTTCTAATCAAG GATCAAACTTCCGGAGTTGAAGTTCTTCTTGGTGATGCTGAAGGAACTTTTCAGTCAATCAAG GCTCTCAGCCAGAGTGATGGAAGGTGGCGCTATAGTTCCAGCAATCCTGAATCTAGCACGTATGCTGCAG GATTGGCACTTGAAGCCCTTGCTGGTGTCATTTCACTGGCTTCACCTGAAATCAATCCGTCAATG ATCCGCACCGTCAAGAATGATATAGTGAAGCTTTTCGACAGTATTGAAAAATATG ATGATGGGACCTTTTACTTTGATGAGAAAGTTGTTGATGCACGTGAACATCGAGGTCCGCTTTCAGTAACCTCATCTGTCATTCAAGGGCTAACAGCATTTGCATCTGTGACTTCGGAAAGTATAACT CTTCCGGAGGACAGAATATTGGGTTTAGCTAAATTCTTTCTTGGGATTGGAATTCCTGGTGATGCCAAAGACTTGTTCAATCAAATTAGTTCATTGGCCTGTTTAGAAAACAATAG GGTTTCCATCCCCTTGATTTTATCACTTCCAAGCACAGTCCTTTCCTTGACAAAGAAAGACCTGCTGAAG GTTAAGGTAAATACTGTGCTTGGTTCAAACTCTCCTCCCTTGAAAGTGAAGCTGCTTCGAGCTTTCAGCTCGGTTTCGAAAGATGCTCCTGTTATTGAGAGTCAG GAACTCAAGTATGATCCGGGGAGCACATTTCACAGCTTGGTATTCCCTGAGACCATTGATGTGGGAAGTTACATCTTCGTTTTTGAG CTGGCACTTCAAGATTCAGAGGATGTGAATACGTATGCTACCGGAGGCCAAACTCAAATACCTATTTATATTACTGGAGTCATGAAAATCGAGAATGCTGCAGTCGCAGTGCTTGATAGTGATCTTGGGACTGTGGATACCCAGAAAAG CCTTAATCTGGATCAAGAAAATGATGTCTCATTGTCAGCAAATCATCTCCAAAAGCTGCGACTTTCCTTTCGGTTGAGTACTCCACGTGGTCATATCTACAAGCCTCATCAG GCTTTTCTCAAGCTGAAACATGAGACAAAAGTTGAACACATTTTTGTGTTGAAGATCTCAGGAAAACAGTTTGAATTGGTCCTA GATTTCCTGGGACTGGTTGAGAAGTTCTTCTATCTCTCTGGTAGATATGACCTTCAGCTAACTGTTGGTGATGCTGTTATG GAGAATTCTTTCTTGTTGCCCATCGGTCACGTTGAGTTAGATCTGCCAGAGGCTCCTGAAAAGGCACCTCGCCCTCCTCTGCAGCCAGCTGATCTCTCTTCAAGATATGGTCCCAAAGCAGAGATTGCCCATGTCTTTAGAATTCCTGACAAACGTCCACCTAAAgagctctctctttctttcctggGTCTTTCCCTCCTGCCATTACTTGGGTTCTTTGTTGGG CTATGCCGCTTGGGGGTGAATTTGAAGAATTTCCCTTCTTCTGTTTTACCTGCTACATTTGCCATGCTATTCCACGGTGGCATTGCGGCAGTTCTGTTGCTGTACGTGCTTTTCTGGTTGAAG TTGGATCTGTTCACAACGTTGAAGGCCCTTGGTTTCTTGGGAGCATTCCTGATCTTTGTTGGACACAGAACCCTCTCTCACCTGGCCTCGACATCAGCTAAGTTGAAATCGGCCTAA